Proteins encoded together in one Acanthochromis polyacanthus isolate Apoly-LR-REF ecotype Palm Island chromosome 12, KAUST_Apoly_ChrSc, whole genome shotgun sequence window:
- the ttk gene encoding LOW QUALITY PROTEIN: dual specificity protein kinase Ttk (The sequence of the model RefSeq protein was modified relative to this genomic sequence to represent the inferred CDS: inserted 1 base in 1 codon), producing MEEEEHTDRKQQLAMLYQKLKKIKKSLNEDDTDNINQVISSNLPESCLAYLMDLEKKGDPHSDHNHLTKLFDSYTRVFSNMPLLKHCQNESYARMLVRFAELKAIQDINEADANFNVATSNSQNFAFVHIAHAKFEHSRGNTKRGIYILQEAIEVDAKPKELLEAALQSMQAGKTQPFYSEDKENLPSLPNSNVPDSVKKGSEFPKVSRMSDGTGDLQLSSIFASGMEPLSGSDDQLPAWRSGSQRQRAAGMPRRVPVVPFSIPEKDDDDDHISEKLSTRSDAPVPNSLSRQTSASSVNSGVGLSSKKAAVDRDVQPSVLSPAQCLWEDQAAVDSTTTLLHSHHTRDSSRLEDVTYXFDQVISSKSPESCWTYLTNLEKRGNPRTDISLLNKLKDCYSKVFSRLPIRQYSKDTSYARILVRYAELKGIEDPDEAEDHFIVARSNCKGFAFVHIAHAQFEVSQGNVIKATSILHKAQVLKARPAELLDVSIRNLKAGEKQLLPIQAEEPSTDFQTGAPTVASCEGNQEVLLPGRLPVNRSVDQPQPASKEPLSEWKIPTLVSRHVSPEDKRTTPPDPRPVPRLAESFRTPSLQLPTRLNPQTVCQTPNSYNNPGANSVITPVVKRGHEVSSSAGAAHRAGPVQQPCTPVNQPPCFQTPQAPLSAFSNDSITIKGRQFFILKMIGRGGSSKVYQVLDHKKQMFAVKYVDLEEADAQTVESYKNEIEHLNHLQQYSDQIIKLYDYEITHSYIYMLMECGNLDLNAWLRNRKTVNPLERKYYWKNMLEAVQIIHKHGIVHSDLKPANFVIVNASLKLIDFGIANRIQPDVTSIMKDSQVGTLNYMPPEAIKDTSSQPGKARSKISPKGDVWSLGCILYCLTYGKTPFQSITNQITKLHAIIDPSHKIEFPDISEKDLLDVLKRCLVRNPRERISIAELLEHPYLQLKPQASPEPEHPSTSDLQRILTDLAALQSPSSIIRAANNLARMCSSGRKLDVAECAKSSS from the exons atggaggaagaggaacatacagacagaaagcagcagcttGCCATGCTTTATCAaaagctcaaaaaaattaaaaagtccCTCAATGAAG ATGACACGGACAATATTAATCAGGTCATCAGCTCCAACTTGCCCGAATCATGCCTCGCATATTTAATGGACCTGGAGAAGAAGGGGGACCCTCACTCAGATCATAACCACCTCACCAAGCTCTTTGACAGTTATACCAGAGTGTTCTCTAATATGCCTCTGCTAAAACATTGTCAGAATGAGAGCTACGCCAGAATGTTGGTCAGATTTGCAGAGCTGAAAGC AATTCAAGACATCAATGAGGCGGACGCCAACTTCAACGTGGCAACATCCAACAGCCAGAACTTTGCATTTGTCCACATTGCACATGCAAAGTTTGAACATTCTCGAG GCAACACAAAGAGAGGCATTTACATATTGCAGGAGGCAATCGAAGTGGACGCCAAGCCAAAGGAACTGCTGGAGGCTGCCTTGCAGAGCATGCAGGCAGGAAAAACACAACCGTTTTATTCAGAAGATAAGGAAAATCTTCCAT CATTGCCAAACAGTAATGTACCCGATTCTGTCAAAAAAGGCTCAGAATTCCCAAAAGTAAGCAGAATGTCGGATGGGACAGGCGACTTGCAGCTCTCCAGTATTTTTGCTTCAGG CATGGAGCCCCTCAGCGGATCAGATGACCAACTACCAGCCTGGAGATCAGGATCTCAACGCCAGAGAGCAGCTGGGATG CCAAGGAGAGTTCCTGTGGTTCCTTTCTCCATCCCGGAAAAGGATGATGATGACGACCACATTAGTGAGAAGCTTTCTACAAGAAGCGATGCACCAGTTCCCAATAGTTTGTCCAG GCAAACTTCTGCTTCCAGTGTGAACTCGGGGGTCGGGCTGTCCTCAAAGAAAGCTGCTGTCGATCGGGATGTTCAG CCATCAGTCCTCAGTCCGGCTCAGTGTCTGTGGGAGGACCAGGCCGCTGTGGACTCCACCACCACACTTCTTCATTCACATCATACTAGAGACTCTTCTAGACTAGAAG ATGTAACCT AATTTGATCAGGTCATCAGTTCCAAGTCTCCTGAGTCGTGCTGGACGTACCTCACAAACCTGGAGAAAAGAGGAAACCCTCGCACAGACATCAGCCTCCTTAATAAGCTGAAGGACTGTTATTCTAAAGTCTTCTCCAGGCTGCCAATCAGACAGTACAGCAAAGACACCAGCTATGCCAGAATACTAGTCAGATACGCAGAACTGAAGGG GATTGAGGACCCAGATGAAGCAGAGGACCACTTCATAGTTGCCAGATCCAACTGTAAAGGCTTCGCTTTCGTCCACATAGCACATGCACAGTTTGAGGTCTCTCAAG GGAATGTGATCAAAGCTACTTCAATTCTGCACAAAGCCCAGGTGTTGAAGGCCAGACCAGCGGAGCTCCTGGACGTGTCCATCCGTAACCTTAAAGCTGGAGAGAAGCAGCTGCTTCCCATCCAGGCAGAGGAACCGTCCACAG ATTTTCAAACAGGAGCTCCAACAGTGGCCTCCTGTGAGGGGAACCAGGAGGTGCTTCTTCCTGGTCGGCTTCCTGTAAACCGCTCAGTGGATCAGCCACAGCCTGCGAGCAAGGAGCCTTTATCAGAGTGGAAGATCCCAACGCTGGTCAGCCGCCATGTTTCTCCAGAG GATAAACGGACAACACCTCCTGACCCCAGACCAGTTCCCCGTTTGGCGGAGTCTTTTCGAACTCCGTCCCTCCAACTTCCAACCAGACTGAACCCACAAACGGTCTGCCAGACGCCCAACAGCTACAACAACCCCGGTGCTAACAG CGTCATTACTCCTGTTGTAAAGAGAGGCCATGAAGTGTCTTCATCTGCAGGAGCGGCACACAGAGCTGGACCTGTTCAGCAGCCGTGCACACCAGTAAACCAGCCGCCATGTTTCCAGACTCCACAG GCTCCCCTCAGTGCGTTTTCAAATGATTCCATTACCATTAAGGGAAGGCAGTTCTTCATCCTCAAGATGATTGGACGTGGCGGATCGAGCAAG GTCTACCAGGTCCTCGACCACAAAAAGCAGATGTTTGCTGTGAAATATGTCGACCTGGAGGAGGCTGATGCTCAGACAGTAGAAAGCTACAAAAATGAAATTGAGCACCTGAACCATTTGCAGCAGTACAGCGATCAAATCATAAAACTCTATGACTA tGAAATAACCCACAGCTACATCTACATGCTGATGGAGTGTGGAAACTTGGATCTGAACGCTTGGCTGCGAAATCGTAAAACTGTGAACCCCCTGGAGAGGAAATACTACTGGAAGAACATGCTGGAGGCCGTCCAGATCATCCACAAACACG GAATCGTCCACAGTGACTTAAAGCCGGCAAATTTTGTCATCGTGAATGCGTCGCTGAAACTGATCGACTTTGGCATCGCAAACAGAATCCAACCGGACGTAACGAGCATTATGAAGGATTCACAA GTAGGAACTCTGAACTACATGCCTCCTGAAGCCATCAAAGACACTTCATCCCAGCCAGGAAAAGCACGCTCAAAG ATCAGTCCCAAAGGTGACGTGTGGTCTCTTGGGTGTATACTGTACTGTCTGACTTATGGGAAGACTCCATTCCAGAGCATCACCAACCAGATCACCAAGCTGCACGCCATCATCGATCCTTCTCATAAGATCGAGTTTCCTGACATCTCAGAGAAGGATTTGCTGGATGTGTTGAAG AGGTGTTTAGTACGAAACCCCAGAGAGAGAATCTCTATTGCAGAGCTGCTGGAGCATCCATATCTGCAGCTGAAGCCACAAGCATCGCCTGaaccag AACATCCATCTACCAGTGACCTCCAGAGGATCCTAACAGACCTGGCAGCTCTGCAGTCTCCAAGCAGCATCATCAGAGCTGCTAAT AATTTGGCGAGAATGTGCAGCAGCGGCAGGAAGCTGGATGTTGCGGAGTGTGCAAAGTCATCATCTTAG
- the gdf6a gene encoding growth/differentiation factor 6-A, with the protein MDASRLVAVYLGLLLVFLGNIPCFQSAAIIAPSAPRRNRGVRIPHQDGQRSSKFLKDIFASSQPAVGHHKEDLKDAIVPHEYMLSIYRTYSAAEKLGLNASFFRSSKSANTITSFVDRGTDDLLHSPLRRQKYLFDVSTLSEKEELVGAELRIFRRASVDLQTTGLYDIQLSPCRSDRLLDSRSLDPLDSTKAGWEVLDVWELFKAHRHHQHRQGNQICLQLRVTLGKSDTEVDLRQLGLDRRGRSQQEKAILVAYTRSKKRENLFNEMKEKIKSRRSVGEKEDAVVVVKAAAEEDGVLPLRGGKGEGPRRRRRTALSNRHGKRHGKKSKSRCSKKALHVNFKELGWDDWIIAPLDYEAYHCEGVCDFPLRSHLEPTNHAIIQTLMNSMDPNSTPPSCCVPTKLSPISILYIDSGNNVVYKQYEDMVVEQCGCR; encoded by the exons ATGGACGCATCTCGTCTGGTTGCGGTATATCTGGGCCtcctgcttgtttttcttgGGAATATTCCGTGTTTCCAGTCTGCTGCTATCATCGCTCCCTCTGCGCCGAGGAGGAACAGGGGAGTCAGGATCCCTCATCAAGACGGACAAAGGTCATCCAAATTCCTAAAAGACATCTTTGCGTCTTCGCAGCCTGCTGTGGGACATCACAAAGAAGACTTAAAGGACGCTATCGTTCCACATGAATACATGCTGTCTATATACAGGACTTACTCGGCTGCAGAGAAGCTCGGACTAAACGCGAGCTTTTTCCGCTCCTCTAAATCTGCCAACACCATAACAAGTTTTGTGGACAGAGGAACAG ACGATCTTTTGCACTCTCCTCTGCGAAGACAAAAGTATCTGTTTGATGTCTCAACCCTTTCAGAAAAAGAGGAGCTGGTCGGGGCGGAATTAAGGATATTTAGGAGGGCGTCCGTTGATCTGCAGACCACGGGCCTCTACGACATCCAGCTCTCCCCCTGCCGCTCCGACAGGCTGCTGGACTCCAGGTCTCTGGACCCGCTGGACTCCACCAAAGCCGGCTGGGAGGTTCTGGACGTGTGGGAATTGTTTAAAGCGCATCGTCACCACCAGCACCGGCAGGGGAACCAGATCTGCCTCCAGCTCAGGGTCACTCTGGGCAAATCAGACACCGAGGTTGACCTGAGGCAGCTCGGACTGGACAGGAGAGGCCGGTCCCAGCAGGAGAAGGCCATCCTGGTGGCCTACACCCGCTCCAAGAAGAGGGAGAACCTGTTCAACGAGATGAAGGAGAAGATCAAGTCGCGGAGGTCGGTGGGTGAGAAGGAGGAcgcggtggtggtggtgaaggCGGCAGCAGAGGAAGATGGAGTGTTGCCCCTGAGGGGGGGCAAAGGAGAGGGGCCCCGGCGGCGGCGGAGGACCGCGCTGAGCAACCGGCACGGGAAGAGGCACGGGAAGAAATCCAAATCCAGGTGCAGCAAAAAGGCGCTGCATGTGAATTTCAAAGAGCTCGGATGGGACGACTGGATCATCGCTCCTCTGGATTACGAGGCCTACCACTGCGAGGGGGTGTGCGACTTCCCCCTCAGGTCGCACCTGGAGCCGACCAACCACGCCATCATACAGACACTCATGAACTCCATGGACCCCAACAGCACCCCGCCCAGCTGCTGCGTCCCCACCAAGCTCAGCCCCATCAGCATCCTGTACATAGACTCGGGCAACAACGTGGTGTACAAACAGTACGAGGACATGGTGGTGGAGCAGTGTGGGTGCAGGTAG
- the ebag9 gene encoding receptor-binding cancer antigen expressed on SiSo cells, with the protein MAITQFRLFKICTCLASLLSFFKRLICRSGRGRKLSGDQITLPTTVDFSSSVPKQSAQPEIEEWSSWDEEAPTSIKIEGGNGNVSPPPNDVDEEPDYFKDMAPTIRKTQKIVLKKREPLNYLVPDGSAGFSSRLAASQDMMTFTPPSAELGEMDNWQEDTNAWEDESDAAWEAEEVLRQQKMAEREKRSMEQQKKKWRKRLRE; encoded by the exons ATGGCCATCACTCAGTTCCGTCTATTCAAGATCTGCACATGTCTAGCCagcttgctttctttctttaagAGGTTGATATGCAG GAGTGGAAGGGGTCGCAAACTCAGTGGTGATCAAATAACTCTCCCTacaacagtggatttttcaTCATCTGTACCAAAGCAG tcTGCACAGCCGGAGATTGAAGAATGGAGCTCTTGGGATGAAGAGGCTCCTACAAGTATTAAGATTGAAGGTGGCAACGGAAACGTTTCCCCTCCACCCAATGATGTCGATGAAGAGCCTGACTACTTCAAAGACATGGCTCCCACCATCAGGAAAACACAGAAG ATTGTGTTGAAGAAGCGGGAGCCTCTGAACTACCTGGTGCCTGATGGCTCAGCAGGATTCTCCAGCAGGCTGGCAGCTTCTCAGGACATGATGACCTTCACTCCTCCTTCA GCTGAACTGGGAGAAATGGACAACTGGCAGGAGGACACAAACGCCTGGGAGGACGAATCTGATGCTGCCTGGGAGGCAGAGGAGGTGCTCAG acaacagaaaatggctgagagagagaagaggtcCATGgagcagcaaaagaaaaaatggagaaagagGCTCAGAGAATGA